A genomic stretch from Synechococcales cyanobacterium T60_A2020_003 includes:
- a CDS encoding transposase codes for MKPQYRIRNWSEYNAGLKARGSLTFWIEESVLGQWVVEELSGKPGASVLYSDLAIQTMATVK; via the coding sequence ATGAAACCTCAATACCGCATCCGCAACTGGTCAGAGTATAACGCTGGATTGAAGGCTAGGGGAAGCCTCACCTTCTGGATCGAAGAATCTGTGCTGGGGCAGTGGGTGGTCGAGGAGTTGAGCGGCAAACCCGGCGCGTCAGTTCTTTATAGTGACCTTGCGATTCAAACAATGGCGACCGTCAAAG